The uncultured Cohaesibacter sp. genomic sequence CGTCTTCGGACCGAAGACCTTGAGCGGCTCGGGGGCATCAAACGGGTCGAGATGAACCTCGATGAAGCAAGCGCAGTCCACTTTTTCGCATTGCTCAAGCGCTTTGGCTAGGTCCCCTTCGGTTTTTACCGATGCCGTAAAAGCCTCTGCCTCTGGCGCGAATGCCTTGATCAACGCGGTGTAGTTCCAATTGGCCACATCATTGTACGTGGCGTTCATGCCCTGAATATAACGCTCGATGGTGTAGCCACGGTTATTGATCAGAAAAATGATTGGCTTCAACCCTTCACGCAGAATGGTCGAGAGCTCTTGTGCAGTGAGCTGGAAGGAGCCATCCCCGATAAAGAGGATCTGCCGACGTTCGGGCCTAGCTAGCATCGTTCCTAGCAAGGCCGGTAATGTGTAGCCGATCGCTCCCCATACCATCTGCGAGAGATAGCTCACGCCTTGTGGCAGTTTGACCCCGGTCATGGCGATATTCGAGGTGCCATTTTCGGCCAAAACCACGTCTCCTTCTTCAAAGAAATCGCTCACGATGGGCCAAAAGCGCTTTTGCGAAAGAGGCTGCTCTGCATCAATCTCGACAGGCAAAGAAGTTTGGGATCGTAAGGCTACGGACGGCGCAGCACGCTCGTCTATGCTATCGGCAAGGCGGGAAATCAGTTCGCCTGCCATGACCCCTTCAAACACTTCACCGCCAATTGTCGAACTGTGGCCTCTGATGGAGATGACCGTTTCAGCGGGCATCTGATCGATGAATTGCAGCGTACTGGCTTCCACAAAGCTTGGCGCCGTAACGAACAGACAATCCGACTTTTCAATGATATCACGCACTTGCGGCGCTGAGGCTGCGCCATTATAGACGCCTGCAAAAAGGGGCGAAGCTTCGCTCAAAATGGCCTTGCCAGACCGGAATGACGCATAGGGGATCTTGTATTTCTCCACCAGACGGGCCAGCGCATCACTATACCCGGTGCGGTCCACATCCATGTCAATCAAAACGGCCGGGCGGTCAGCCTGAGACAAGCATCTGAGCACCAACGCAAGGGCACTTTCAAGGCTCTCGCTATCGCTCTGCGGAATGGACAAGTCCAGAGGGCGATCCGGTG encodes the following:
- a CDS encoding thiamine pyrophosphate-binding protein; this encodes MTKKTSIGNYLFMRLKEMGIGHIFGVPGDFTLQMLDQIDEVEGLSFVGNCNELNSAYAADGYARLNRISAMITTYGVGDLSALCGVAGACAENVPMVFISGAPPLYAMEGRLRIHHSLAEGNFDNVMNSVREFTVAQTRLTPANAAFEIDRILKICWIERQPVFIQIPSNISHLMIDAPDRPLDLSIPQSDSESLESALALVLRCLSQADRPAVLIDMDVDRTGYSDALARLVEKYKIPYASFRSGKAILSEASPLFAGVYNGAASAPQVRDIIEKSDCLFVTAPSFVEASTLQFIDQMPAETVISIRGHSSTIGGEVFEGVMAGELISRLADSIDERAAPSVALRSQTSLPVEIDAEQPLSQKRFWPIVSDFFEEGDVVLAENGTSNIAMTGVKLPQGVSYLSQMVWGAIGYTLPALLGTMLARPERRQILFIGDGSFQLTAQELSTILREGLKPIIFLINNRGYTIERYIQGMNATYNDVANWNYTALIKAFAPEAEAFTASVKTEGDLAKALEQCEKVDCACFIEVHLDPFDAPEPLKVFGPKTAELDYGPRRGPRT